Below is a window of Caldichromatium japonicum DNA.
CAGGCGCGAGGGGATGATGGTCCAATGGGGTAGGGTCGTATCTGGAATCGGACGACTGTTCCGTTTCGCCGCCGGTGACCTGTGCCCTTTGGTCGCCCCAGGCGGGCTTGCAGGGATCTCCAAAGTGCCCCTGACCGCGATCCTGTTCGTCGCTGAGATCATGACCGGCTCAAGCGCTTGGAGCATATTCCTTGATGGTGGCAGCGGTGATCGCGGAGGCGACGGTTCATGTGGCGACGGTTCATGTATAGTTGACGGCCATCGGGTTAAAACATGATCCACCGCGGCTCTGCGAGCAGCGCGGCGTTCAGGGCTTCGCCAACTTTTCGCGCGAGCGATATTCCATGACTACCGACCGCGGCACCTATCTGGTGTGTTTGCTCCCCAAACATGAGGGGTGGGTACAAATCGGGCGGTTAGGAGAGATCAGGCTCACCGACGGTGTCTTGCTATATGTTGGGAGTGCGCAGGGGCCTGGGGGCTAAGTGCGCGCTGTCGCCATCATCTGCGGATTGCCCATCGTCCACATTGGCATCTGGACCATCTGCGCCCTCGCTGCCAGCCCCTGGGCTGTTGGGTCTCCTTGGGTCATGAGTCATCCGAACATCGTTGGGCGCGGCGGCTCGGTGAGCTTGCGGATGCCGTTTATCCCCTGTCCCGCTTTGGGGCCAGCGATTGCAGTTGTCCGGCGCATCTCATACCATTTGCCCCAGGTGCCAGAGACGGCGGCCCTCTGTGCCCATCTGGAGGCCGAGCTGGCCTGGCAGGCAGCTGCGGCCTGGCCCGAAGCACTATGATCGGGTCC
It encodes the following:
- a CDS encoding DUF123 domain-containing protein produces the protein MGTNRAVRRDQAHRRCLAICWECAGAWGLSARCRHHLRIAHRPHWHLDHLRPRCQPLGCWVSLGHESSEHRWARRLGELADAVYPLSRFGASDCSCPAHLIPFAPGARDGGPLCPSGGRAGLAGSCGLARSTMIGSCAKTRWVIPPER